Proteins from a single region of Erythrobacter sp.:
- a CDS encoding lytic transglycosylase domain-containing protein: protein MVGDTLKRISPALAAMTLASLACAAAPAAAQSGDLVARWDNCAAAQGVIAPVLSSEERTFYRQLFAMIDAEQWGEVDSLLAARPDGVLTQAARAEYYTHAKSPKISAEQITAWFAAGTDLPQAEQIARMGAKRGVTDLPFLPTPQGFARQPSAPKRILPRSVNDGTMPGATASAILAAIKADNPVEAQRLLTEADPMLSGDARAEWRQRVAWSYYIENNDTAALELARTAVEGTGEWVAEGAWVEGLAAWRLGHCSLAGEAFARTAAIASNVELAAAGHYWAHRAAIRCREPAAAEQHLAAAARMDETLYGMLAADQMGVELPAHAPPAPFARDDWNMLARRDNVRVAIALTEIGRPALADEVLRHEAQIGPSGQYGALSRLAREIGLPSTQLWMAHNAPYGTRSDPSLRFPVARWQPVGGWQVDPALAFAHALQESNFRANAVSPANARGLMQIMPGTARDHSGRLSLGASYEDLNDPQVNLAYGQRHLEMLRDSPATGGALPKIMAAYNAGLTPVGRWNSEINDQNDPLLWMESIPYWETRGYVAIVMRNYWMYERATGSPSPSRRALAQGRWPEFPRPAPMRSARLEP, encoded by the coding sequence ATGGTCGGCGACACTCTGAAGCGCATCAGCCCGGCGCTGGCAGCGATGACGCTGGCGAGCCTCGCCTGCGCCGCTGCGCCTGCTGCTGCGCAATCGGGCGATCTGGTCGCACGCTGGGACAATTGCGCGGCTGCCCAAGGCGTGATCGCGCCGGTGCTGTCCTCGGAAGAGCGTACCTTCTACCGCCAGCTCTTCGCGATGATCGATGCCGAGCAGTGGGGCGAGGTAGACAGCCTGCTGGCCGCGCGCCCTGACGGTGTGCTGACGCAGGCCGCCCGCGCCGAATATTACACCCACGCCAAGAGCCCCAAGATCTCCGCCGAGCAGATCACCGCCTGGTTTGCCGCCGGCACCGATCTGCCCCAGGCCGAGCAGATCGCCCGCATGGGTGCCAAGCGCGGGGTGACCGACCTGCCGTTCCTGCCCACACCGCAGGGCTTTGCGCGTCAGCCTTCCGCGCCCAAGCGCATCCTGCCGCGTTCGGTCAATGACGGGACGATGCCGGGCGCCACCGCCTCGGCAATCCTCGCCGCAATCAAGGCCGACAATCCGGTCGAGGCCCAGCGCCTGCTGACCGAAGCCGACCCGATGCTGTCGGGGGATGCCCGCGCCGAATGGCGCCAGCGCGTCGCCTGGAGCTATTACATCGAGAACAACGACACGGCCGCGCTCGAACTCGCGCGCACGGCGGTCGAAGGCACGGGCGAATGGGTGGCCGAGGGCGCATGGGTCGAAGGGCTGGCTGCCTGGCGGCTCGGCCATTGCTCGCTGGCGGGCGAGGCCTTTGCGCGAACAGCCGCGATTGCCTCCAATGTCGAACTGGCAGCCGCCGGCCATTACTGGGCGCACCGCGCCGCAATCCGTTGCCGCGAACCGGCAGCGGCCGAGCAGCACCTCGCCGCCGCCGCACGGATGGACGAAACGCTCTACGGCATGCTCGCGGCCGACCAGATGGGCGTGGAACTGCCCGCCCACGCGCCGCCCGCGCCGTTCGCGCGTGACGACTGGAATATGCTCGCCCGGCGCGACAATGTGCGCGTGGCGATTGCGCTCACGGAGATCGGCCGCCCGGCGCTGGCTGACGAAGTCCTGCGCCACGAAGCGCAGATCGGACCCTCGGGCCAATATGGCGCGCTCTCGCGGCTGGCACGCGAGATCGGCCTGCCCTCGACCCAGCTATGGATGGCGCACAACGCGCCCTATGGCACCCGCAGCGATCCCTCCTTGCGCTTTCCCGTGGCGCGCTGGCAGCCGGTGGGCGGCTGGCAGGTCGATCCTGCGCTTGCCTTTGCCCATGCGCTGCAGGAATCGAACTTCCGCGCCAATGCGGTGAGCCCAGCCAATGCCCGCGGCCTGATGCAGATCATGCCCGGCACCGCGCGCGACCATTCGGGCCGCCTCAGCCTCGGCGCGAGCTACGAGGACCTGAACGACCCCCAGGTCAACCTCGCCTATGGCCAGCGCCATCTGGAAATGCTGCGCGATAGTCCGGCGACCGGCGGCGCGCTCCCCAAGATCATGGCGGCCTATAACGCGGGGCTCACGCCGGTCGGGCGTTGGAACAGCGAGATCAACGACCAGAATGATCCGCTGCTGTGGATGGAATCGATCCCCTATTGGGAGACCCGCGGCTATGTCGCGATCGTGATGCGCAATTACTGGATGTACGAACGCGCAACCGGCTCGCCCTCGCCCAGCCGCCGCGCGCTGGCGCAGGGCCGCTGGCCCGAATTCCCGCGTCCGGCGCCGATGCGCTCGGCCCGGTTGGAGCCGTAA
- the moaB gene encoding molybdenum cofactor biosynthesis protein B, which yields MAIDLTRTFKPINIAVLTVSDTRTAQNDTSGDILAERVVSAGHNLAARLIVRDDATLLAAQFDAWIDDPAIDAVVSTGGTGLTGRDVTPEALSMISGARDIPGFGELFRWLSFKSIGTSTVQSRACAVVARGTYIFALPGSNGAVKDGWDGILAEQLDSRNRPCNFVELMPRLKEV from the coding sequence ATGGCGATCGATCTCACCCGCACCTTCAAGCCGATCAATATCGCGGTGCTGACCGTGTCGGACACGCGCACGGCTCAGAACGACACCTCGGGCGATATTCTGGCAGAGCGTGTGGTCAGCGCCGGACACAATCTTGCCGCGCGCCTGATCGTCAGGGACGACGCGACGCTTCTTGCCGCGCAGTTCGATGCATGGATCGACGATCCGGCGATTGACGCGGTGGTCAGCACCGGCGGCACCGGCCTCACAGGCCGCGATGTGACGCCCGAAGCCCTTTCGATGATCTCCGGCGCGCGTGACATCCCCGGGTTCGGCGAGCTGTTCCGCTGGCTCAGCTTCAAGTCGATCGGCACCAGCACGGTGCAATCGCGCGCCTGCGCGGTGGTGGCGCGGGGAACCTATATTTTTGCCCTGCCCGGCTCGAACGGCGCGGTTAAGGACGGGTGGGACGGAATCCTTGCCGAACAGCTCGACAGCCGCAATCGTCCCTGCAACTTCGTCGAACTGATGCCGCGATTGAAAGAGGTTTAG
- a CDS encoding DUF1330 domain-containing protein translates to MTCETYIDPSPVNFQAFKDLPRDTPINMLNLLLYRDVAEYPEGHEHAGKGWSGRRAYEEYGVTSGPIFRKLGGQIIWRGRFETVVTGPEGERWHDGFVAQYPNAGAFFAMIKDPDYQLAVVNRTAALVDSRLVRFAPGEVGEGFG, encoded by the coding sequence GTGACCTGCGAAACCTATATCGACCCGTCGCCCGTCAACTTCCAGGCCTTCAAGGACCTGCCGCGCGACACGCCGATCAATATGCTCAATCTGCTGCTCTACCGCGATGTGGCCGAATATCCCGAGGGCCACGAACACGCCGGCAAGGGCTGGAGCGGGCGGCGCGCCTATGAGGAATATGGCGTCACCAGCGGGCCGATCTTCCGCAAGCTCGGCGGCCAGATCATCTGGCGCGGGCGGTTCGAGACTGTCGTCACCGGCCCCGAGGGCGAACGCTGGCACGATGGCTTTGTCGCGCAATATCCCAATGCGGGGGCCTTCTTCGCGATGATCAAGGATCCGGATTATCAGCTCGCCGTGGTCAACCGGACCGCTGCGCTGGTCGACAGCCGCCTGGTGCGTTTCGCGCCCGGAGAGGTGGGCGAGGGGTTCGGGTGA
- a CDS encoding GNAT family N-acetyltransferase, whose protein sequence is MPDLAIRPATVTDAQAVCEIYAHHVAHSTGTFDITAPDVAAWEAKIGAIAERGWPLLVAEHEGAVAGYCYCTQLREREAYARTCEDSIYVRPGMEGQGIGKRLLTALIAAARDCGFEQMIAVLGGAGPVSAALHAACGFVEVGRLRNVGFKFGRRLDTLYMQRDLTREDRPT, encoded by the coding sequence TTGCCTGACCTCGCGATCCGGCCTGCGACCGTCACCGATGCGCAGGCCGTTTGCGAGATCTACGCGCATCATGTCGCGCACAGCACCGGCACCTTCGATATCACCGCGCCCGATGTGGCGGCGTGGGAGGCGAAGATCGGCGCGATTGCGGAGCGCGGCTGGCCCCTCCTCGTCGCCGAGCATGAGGGCGCAGTGGCGGGCTATTGCTACTGCACCCAGCTGCGCGAGCGCGAGGCCTATGCCCGCACCTGCGAGGATTCGATCTATGTCCGCCCCGGCATGGAAGGGCAGGGGATCGGCAAGCGGCTGCTCACCGCCCTGATCGCGGCGGCGCGGGATTGCGGGTTTGAACAGATGATCGCGGTGCTGGGCGGAGCCGGGCCGGTCTCGGCCGCGCTCCATGCGGCTTGCGGCTTTGTCGAAGTCGGACGGCTGCGGAATGTGGGCTTCAAGTTCGGTCGCAGGCTCGATACGCTCTACATGCAACGCGATCTGACGAGAGAGGATAGACCCACGTGA
- a CDS encoding long-chain fatty acid--CoA ligase yields MTRLGAMQDWTMRVTAVIDHAAREAPTREIVSRWADGSETRTDWAGIRRDALKMAQALVALGLKPGDKVASLAMNHSRHLVSWYGVAGMGGVLHTVNPRLFDDQLEYIVNHAEDRVLCYDAAFQPIVDRMKGRWPTVEHYICYDSGANAPAFEDWIGAQDGDFEWVTGPETDPCMICYTSGTTGNPKGVQYEHRSTVLHAMAGLQPAAFNFSSSSVMLPVVPMFHAASWGLPYAGAMAGIKFVFSAVNDPAVLHDLMLREGVTDSAGVPTVWLAHFQYCDAGGLDLPPLKAATIGGSAAPKFMIERLMKNGTRVQHAWGMTETSPIGTVGGPTWDWDTLTLEQKVEKTAMQGRPIFGVQLRTVDLDDMTTELPRDGKTSGALQIRGPWVIRRYFKADKDATNNEGWFDTGDVGILHPDGTLQLTDRTKDVIKSGGEWISSVELENAACGHPAVAEAACIGIYHPKWHERPVLFVVKKAGADVSGDDIVEHLKPLIAKWWLPDAVEFVDDIPHTATGKISKKDLRDRFADYKLA; encoded by the coding sequence ATGACCAGGCTCGGAGCCATGCAGGACTGGACCATGCGGGTGACCGCGGTGATCGATCACGCCGCGCGCGAAGCGCCGACGCGCGAGATCGTCAGCCGCTGGGCCGATGGCAGCGAGACCCGCACCGACTGGGCGGGCATCCGCCGCGACGCGCTGAAGATGGCGCAGGCGCTGGTGGCTCTGGGCCTCAAGCCCGGCGACAAGGTCGCGAGCCTCGCGATGAACCATTCGCGCCACCTCGTCAGCTGGTATGGCGTTGCGGGCATGGGCGGGGTGCTGCACACGGTGAACCCGCGCCTGTTCGACGATCAGCTCGAATATATCGTCAATCACGCCGAAGACCGCGTGCTGTGCTACGATGCCGCCTTCCAGCCGATTGTCGACCGGATGAAGGGCCGCTGGCCGACGGTCGAGCACTATATCTGCTACGATAGCGGCGCGAATGCTCCGGCCTTCGAAGACTGGATCGGCGCGCAGGACGGCGATTTCGAGTGGGTTACCGGCCCCGAAACCGATCCCTGCATGATCTGCTACACCTCGGGCACCACCGGCAATCCCAAGGGCGTGCAATACGAACACCGCTCGACCGTGCTTCACGCGATGGCGGGGCTGCAGCCGGCGGCGTTCAACTTCTCCAGCTCATCGGTGATGCTGCCGGTGGTGCCGATGTTCCACGCGGCAAGCTGGGGCCTGCCCTATGCGGGCGCGATGGCGGGGATCAAGTTCGTATTCTCGGCGGTGAATGACCCCGCCGTGCTGCACGATCTGATGCTGCGCGAGGGCGTGACCGACAGCGCCGGCGTGCCGACCGTGTGGCTCGCGCACTTCCAGTATTGCGATGCGGGCGGCCTCGATCTGCCGCCCCTGAAGGCTGCCACCATCGGCGGCTCGGCGGCGCCCAAGTTCATGATCGAGCGGCTGATGAAAAACGGCACCCGCGTCCAGCACGCCTGGGGGATGACCGAAACCTCGCCCATCGGCACGGTCGGCGGGCCGACCTGGGACTGGGACACGCTCACGCTGGAGCAAAAGGTCGAGAAGACCGCGATGCAGGGCCGCCCGATCTTCGGCGTGCAGTTGCGCACGGTCGATCTCGACGACATGACCACCGAACTGCCGCGCGACGGCAAGACCTCCGGCGCGCTCCAGATCCGCGGGCCGTGGGTGATCCGCCGCTATTTCAAGGCGGACAAGGACGCGACCAACAACGAGGGCTGGTTCGACACTGGCGACGTCGGCATCCTCCACCCCGACGGCACCCTGCAACTGACCGACCGCACCAAGGACGTGATCAAGTCGGGCGGCGAATGGATCAGCTCGGTCGAGCTCGAAAACGCCGCCTGCGGGCACCCCGCCGTGGCCGAAGCGGCCTGCATCGGCATCTACCACCCCAAGTGGCACGAGCGCCCGGTGCTCTTCGTCGTCAAGAAGGCGGGCGCCGATGTGTCGGGCGATGATATCGTCGAGCATCTGAAGCCGCTGATCGCCAAGTGGTGGCTGCCCGATGCGGTGGAGTTCGTGGACGACATTCCCCACACCGCCACGGGCAAGATCAGCAAGAAGGACCTGCGCGACCGCTTTGCGGACTACAAGCTTGCCTGA